From Pungitius pungitius chromosome 9, fPunPun2.1, whole genome shotgun sequence, one genomic window encodes:
- the naa15b gene encoding N-alpha-acetyltransferase 15, NatA auxiliary subunit b, giving the protein MPTITLPPKENALFKRILRCYEHKQYRNGLKFCKQILSNPKFTEHGETLAMKGLTLNCLGKKEEAYDLVRRGLRNDLKSHVCWHVYGLLQRSDKKYDEAIKCYRNALKWDKDNLQILRDLSLLQIQMRDLEGYRETRYQLLQLRPAQRASWIGYAIAYHLLEDYEMAAKIVEEFRKTQQTSPDKVDYEYSELLLYQNQVLREAGLYKEALEHLSSYEKQICDKLAVEETRGELFLKLERLDDATEVYRRLQERNPENWSYYRGLENALKPGRVEDRQKIYEDAWEKFPKGLVPRRLPLNFLSGEKFRECLDRYLRLNFSKGCPPVFTTLKSLYNNKEKVALIEELVVGYETTLKSCRMFNENDDGKEEPPTTLLWVQYFLAQHYDIIDQQTLALEYINAAIESTPTLIELFLIKAKIYKHAGNIKEAAQWMDEAQALDTADRFINSKCAKYMLKAGMVKEAEEMCSKFTREGASAVENLNEMQCMWFQTECALAYKSMNKFGEALKKCHEIERHFVEITDDQFDFHTYCMRKMTLRSYVDLLKLEDVLRMHPFYYKAAVSAIQIYLSLHDNPLTDDSKEMQAEAANLSDKELKKLRNKQRRAQKKAQLEEEKKNAEKEKQLKNQKKKKEDDDEEIGGPKEELVPDKLVKVENPLEEAVKFLIPLKHLVKDKIETHLLAFEIYFRKEKYLLMLQSVKRALAIEPDHPWLHQCLVRFFKGVTESTQLPEVVRMVLKQEITRLFGDSNAMSFNQAYLAKHSNSIPHRLAAAKMMAYLDSSKETKAAELATSLDVSLNNRTIQICTEVLECLRSAALGDCKERAESYRAECRKLYPYTLAFMPPGYEENTKIANGDVSTETEELANEM; this is encoded by the exons ATGCCGACAATTACTTTACCGCCGAAAGAGAACGCTCTCTTCAAGAGGATTTTG CGATGTTATGAACACAAGCAGTACAGAAATGGACTAAAGTTCTGCAAGCAAATTCTGTCCAACCCCAAGTTTACAGAGCATGGAG AGACCCTGGCGATGAAGGGATTAACCCTGAACTGTctgggaaagaaggaggaggcctACGACCTGGTGAGAAGAGGCCTGCGCAATGACCTCAAGAGCCATGTCT GCTGGCATGTATACGGGCTACTACAGCGCTCGGATAAGAAGTACGACGAGGCCATCAAGTGCTATCGCAATGCTCTGAAGTGGGACAAAGACAACCTGCAGATCCTCAGAGACCTTTCTCTGCTGCAGATCCAGATGAGAGACCTGGAGGGCTACAGG GAGACACGGTACCAGCTGTTGCAGCTGCGTCCTGCGCAGCGAGCCTCGTGGATCGGCTACGCCATCGCATACCACCTCCTGGAAGACTACGAGATGGCTGCAAAGATCGTCGAAGAGTTCCGGAAAACACAACAG ACGTCTCCAGACAAAGTGGACTACGAATACAGCGAGCTGCTGCTGTACCAGAACCAGGTGCTGAGAGAAGCAGGCCTTTACAAGGAGGCTCTGGAGCATCTGTCCAGCTATGAGAAGCAGATCTGTGACAAACTGGCAGTGGAGGAGACTCGAG gagAGTTATTCTTGAAGTTGGAGCGCCTGGATGATGCAACAGAGGTCTACCGCCGTCTGCAAGAGAGGAACCCAGAGAACTGGTCCTACTACCGGGGCTTGGAAAATGCCCTAAAACCAG GCCGTGTAGAAGACCGACAAAAGATCTACGAGGACGCCTGGGAGAAGTTCCCCAAAGGACTGGTTCCTCGCCGGCTGCCCCTCAACTTCCTCTCTG GTGAGAAGTTCAGAGAGTGTCTGGACAGGTATCTGCGGTTGAACTTCAGCAAAGGCTGCCCGCCAGTCTTCACCACCCTCAAATCCTtgtacaacaacaaagaaaag GTGGCATTAATAGAGGAGTTGGTCGTCGGCTATGAAACCACATTAAAAAGCTGTAGAATGTTCAATGAGAATG ATGACGGTAAGGAGGAGCCACCCACCACGTTGCTCTGGGTGCAGTACTTCCTGGCGCAGCACTACGACATCATTGACCAACAGACACTGGCTCTAGAGTACATCAATGCTGCCATTGAGAGCACGCCTACGCTCATCGAACTCTTCCTTATCAAAGCCAAGATCTACAAG CATGCTGGGAACATCAAAGAGGCCGCTCAGTGGATGGATGAGGCCCAGGCTCTGGACACCGCTGACCGGTTCATCAACTCCAAGTGTGCCAAGTACATGCTGAAGGCTGGCATGGTCAAAGAGGCCGAGGAAATGTGCTCCAAGTTCACccgg gaGGGAGCATCGGCAGTGGAGAACCTTAACGAGATGCAGTGCATGTGGTTCCAGACGGAGTGCGCACTCGCCTACAAGTCCATGAACAAATTTGGAGAGGCCCTTAAGAAGTGCCATGAGATTGAAAGG CATTTTGTCGAGATCACAGACGACCAGTTTGATTTCCACACCTACTGCATGAGAAAGATGACGCTACGCTCCTACGTGGACCTGCTGAAGCTGGAGGACGTCCTTCGGATGCATCCATTCTACTACAAGGCTGCCGTCAGCGCCATCCAGATCTACCTGAGCCTCCACGACAATCCCCTGACTGACGACAGCAAGGAGATGCAGGCCGAAGCTG CCAACCTCTCGGACAAAGAGCTGAAGAAgctgaggaacaagcagcgcaGAGCCCAGAAGAaggcccagctggaggaggagaagaaaaacgcagagaaagagaagcagctcaagaatcagaagaagaagaaggaggatgatgacgaggagatCGGGGGACCCAAAGAGGAATTGGTACCTGACAAGCTGGTCAAA GTAGAAAATCCACTGGAAGAAGCTGTCAAGTTCTTGATCCCCCTCAAACACCTGGTCAAGGACAAAATAGAGACCCACCTACTGGCCTTTGAGATCTACTTCAGGAAAG AAAAATACCTGTTGATGCTCCAGTCGGTGAAGAGGGCGTTGGCCATCGAGCCAGACCATCCATGGTTACACCAGTGTCTAGTGCGCTTCTTCAAAGGAG TCACTGAGAGCACGCAGCTGCCGGAGGTGGTCCGGATGGTGCTGAAGCAGGAGATCACCCGGCTGTTCGGAGACAGCAACGCTATGAGCTTCAACCAGGCCTACCTCGCCAAGCACTCCAACTCCATACCGCACCGACTGGCTG CTGCTAAGATGATGGCGTATCTGGACTCCTCGAAGGAAACCAAGGCAGCAGAGCTGGCCACTTCACTAGACGTGTCACTCAACAACAGAACCATACAG